Proteins from one Syntrophales bacterium genomic window:
- a CDS encoding thiamine pyrophosphate-dependent enzyme: MNGGMIKTHTRMFLSGSEAAAWGAKLARVEVVSAYPITPNTPTIAAVAELINEGTMDAEFINAEGEHSACSIVAGASSAGVRSFTASCGQGIAYMHEVMWMASGMALPFVMAVTTRGIGSPQTFGPDTSDVLSERDSSWLQFHCEDAQEILDSIIMAYKVSEHEEVLLPSLVSYEGFRLTHTYEPVMVPDQESVDRFLPPYTPKHAFLDPDYPIQQGHGSLLDYSNMKRQQHEAMLRAKEVIKDICEEFEKVFGRKYGLIEEYMAEDADLVVVTYGTAAGVVKDVVDEYRREGEKVGLVRIRVFRPFPEEELRSTLADKKKILVLDRFRSPGSHGIFFMEIRNVLYGEKPKISNFVLGHEDVRRLDIRKMIEEAISREDQFEEWYNVSGIPEASLKMAGDDNYQRLRRGEKFTREDVREDPLVVPGTNVCQGCASMLAVRHVIETVGKNCVVPVATGCIMAAMGVWPLSSFKVAGGHYCFTNLASIASGVEAARRRQGKDYTILAIGGDGGLGDIGFGALSGAVERGHRIVYVCYDNEAYMTTGVQRSGSTSYLAKTKTTPWGKEMKKKDLARIIEANGAVYVATASPSYLPDLRKKVLKAKEANGPAFIHILCPCPTGWEMDPALAIEIGRLAVETGSWILYEWEGGKRTITKVPKKKRSVEEYLKLQGRFSHITDAQMEEIQRYIDKRWQELVEGNKVNSKKTI, encoded by the coding sequence ATGAACGGGGGAATGATCAAAACACACACACGAATGTTTCTTTCTGGTTCCGAGGCTGCCGCCTGGGGGGCAAAGCTTGCCCGGGTAGAAGTTGTCTCGGCTTATCCCATTACACCAAATACGCCTACGATAGCGGCGGTGGCTGAATTGATAAACGAGGGTACAATGGATGCAGAATTTATTAACGCCGAAGGGGAACATTCTGCCTGTAGTATCGTCGCGGGAGCTTCATCAGCGGGAGTTCGTTCCTTTACCGCGAGCTGTGGTCAGGGTATCGCCTACATGCATGAGGTGATGTGGATGGCCTCCGGGATGGCCCTGCCCTTTGTGATGGCCGTTACCACAAGGGGAATAGGTTCTCCCCAGACCTTCGGCCCGGACACCTCTGATGTCCTTTCTGAGAGAGATTCAAGCTGGCTTCAGTTCCACTGCGAAGATGCCCAGGAAATCCTGGATTCAATAATCATGGCTTATAAAGTGAGCGAGCATGAGGAGGTACTGTTACCCAGCCTCGTATCCTATGAGGGTTTTCGGTTAACCCATACCTATGAACCAGTGATGGTTCCAGATCAGGAATCTGTTGACAGGTTCCTGCCCCCATATACCCCAAAACATGCCTTTTTGGATCCAGACTATCCCATTCAACAGGGGCATGGATCTTTACTTGACTATTCTAATATGAAGAGACAGCAGCATGAGGCCATGTTAAGAGCGAAAGAGGTAATTAAGGATATTTGTGAAGAATTTGAAAAGGTATTTGGCAGAAAGTATGGCTTGATCGAAGAGTATATGGCGGAAGATGCCGATCTTGTTGTGGTCACTTATGGAACAGCGGCCGGGGTGGTGAAGGACGTGGTTGATGAATATCGAAGGGAGGGTGAAAAGGTAGGCTTGGTAAGGATAAGGGTTTTCAGGCCCTTCCCGGAAGAGGAACTGAGGAGTACTTTAGCAGATAAGAAGAAGATTCTAGTCCTGGACAGATTTAGGTCACCAGGTAGCCATGGAATCTTTTTCATGGAGATCAGGAATGTCCTCTATGGAGAGAAGCCCAAGATATCCAATTTCGTTTTAGGCCATGAAGATGTCCGCCGTCTTGATATCAGAAAGATGATCGAAGAAGCTATATCTCGTGAGGATCAATTTGAGGAATGGTATAATGTTAGTGGCATACCTGAAGCCAGTTTGAAGATGGCTGGAGATGATAATTATCAGAGATTAAGAAGAGGGGAAAAATTTACCAGGGAAGACGTTAGGGAAGATCCTTTGGTTGTCCCGGGGACCAATGTCTGTCAGGGGTGTGCCTCTATGCTGGCGGTGAGACACGTGATAGAGACTGTGGGAAAGAACTGTGTAGTCCCCGTTGCCACCGGCTGTATTATGGCTGCTATGGGAGTATGGCCTCTGTCGTCATTCAAGGTTGCCGGAGGCCATTACTGCTTTACCAATCTGGCCTCTATTGCCTCCGGGGTAGAGGCGGCAAGAAGGAGACAGGGTAAGGATTATACCATTCTGGCCATTGGCGGAGATGGTGGCCTCGGTGATATTGGCTTCGGGGCTTTATCCGGTGCCGTGGAAAGGGGACACAGAATAGTCTATGTTTGCTATGATAATGAAGCCTATATGACTACAGGGGTGCAACGAAGTGGTAGCACCTCTTATCTGGCCAAAACCAAGACCACCCCCTGGGGCAAGGAGATGAAAAAGAAGGACCTTGCCAGGATTATTGAGGCCAACGGTGCCGTTTATGTGGCTACTGCTTCGCCCAGTTATCTGCCTGATCTCAGGAAAAAGGTCCTCAAGGCTAAAGAGGCTAATGGTCCGGCCTTCATCCATATCCTTTGCCCATGCCCTACTGGCTGGGAAATGGATCCCGCCCTGGCGATTGAAATAGGAAGACTTGCCGTAGAGACAGGATCCTGGATACTGTATGAGTGGGAGGGGGGAAAGAGGACCATTACCAAAGTGCCGAAAAAAAAGAGATCTGTAGAGGAGTATCTCAAGTTACAGGGGAGGTTTTCCCATATAACCGATGCCCAGATGGAAGAGATACAGAGGTATATTGATAAGAGATGGCAGGAGTTGGTCGAAGGCAATAAAGTTAACAGCAAAAAAACAATCTAA
- the hemW gene encoding radical SAM family heme chaperone HemW, protein MGKLNNSRTAGLYIHIPFCRGKCNYCDFYSETSLHQIPDFLKALFREVEIYRQVFSRFDTLYLGGGTPSVLTIRDFAGILSQVDKTFFLPSDAEITVEVNPADVDLKSLESLRQLGVNRLHIGVQSFDEKVLSFLERRHTRSQAVLAIESAQRAGFNNMGLDLIYGVPGQDRQSWLDDLSLTVSFDAAHLSCYQLTVEAHTPLGIRHQRGEFTLPDEEVQHDLFIETSETLEDAGYVHYEVSNFAKDLSVASRHNQKYWNHTPYLGLGPAAHSFIDKQHSFIDNRRWWNHRSVDQYIRDIEKGKPPVEGAETLTGGQLQMEALYLGLRTKKGIHLRNFSVQYQCDLLSENGKILAALGEAGLIVIKNGYLSLTRTGLAVADSLSQIVAASLTNTPFSKLSINDRRGGDVCLFNLQKNRKYSEILCGAF, encoded by the coding sequence ATGGGGAAACTGAACAACTCCAGGACAGCCGGTCTTTACATCCATATTCCCTTCTGCCGGGGGAAATGCAATTACTGTGATTTTTATTCTGAAACTTCTCTTCACCAGATTCCCGATTTCCTGAAGGCGCTCTTCAGAGAAGTGGAAATCTACCGCCAGGTATTCAGCCGGTTTGACACCCTTTACCTCGGTGGGGGTACCCCTTCTGTCCTTACGATAAGAGATTTTGCAGGCATCCTGTCACAGGTTGATAAAACCTTTTTCCTTCCTTCCGATGCGGAGATTACTGTGGAGGTCAATCCGGCAGATGTTGATCTCAAGTCTCTTGAATCTCTCCGTCAATTAGGGGTAAATCGTCTCCATATAGGCGTCCAGTCGTTTGACGAGAAGGTCCTGTCCTTTCTCGAACGCAGACATACCAGAAGTCAGGCTGTACTGGCCATTGAATCTGCTCAAAGAGCCGGATTTAACAACATGGGACTCGACCTGATTTACGGTGTCCCCGGGCAGGACAGGCAATCCTGGCTTGACGACCTGTCTCTAACTGTATCATTTGATGCGGCGCACCTTTCCTGCTATCAGTTAACCGTGGAAGCCCATACACCTCTCGGGATAAGGCACCAGAGGGGAGAATTTACCCTTCCCGATGAAGAGGTACAGCATGACCTGTTTATAGAAACATCCGAAACCCTCGAGGATGCGGGATATGTCCATTACGAGGTATCGAACTTTGCAAAAGATCTTAGTGTGGCATCAAGACACAACCAGAAATACTGGAACCATACACCTTACCTCGGTCTTGGTCCCGCCGCCCACTCCTTTATAGACAAACAACATTCCTTTATAGACAATAGACGCTGGTGGAATCACCGGTCTGTTGATCAGTATATCAGAGACATAGAAAAAGGGAAACCACCCGTTGAGGGAGCGGAAACCCTGACAGGCGGGCAGTTGCAAATGGAAGCCCTCTACCTTGGCCTCCGCACGAAAAAGGGGATCCACCTGAGAAATTTTTCCGTCCAGTATCAATGCGACCTCTTATCTGAAAACGGCAAAATACTGGCCGCACTCGGTGAGGCGGGATTAATCGTCATTAAAAACGGTTATCTGTCTCTCACCCGTACCGGCCTTGCCGTGGCTGACAGTCTGTCCCAAATAGTGGCAGCTTCCCTGACAAATACTCCTTTTTCAAAGCTCTCAATCAACGATAGAAGGGGAGGAGATGTATGCCTTTTCAACTTACAGAAGAACAGGAAATATTCAGAAATTCTCTGCGGGGCTTTTTAG
- a CDS encoding LapA family protein translates to MKVIYTIIVVLVVLFIITFSLENTVPVQLKYYDLINVTLSTYLLVFIVFLVGVVFTGFMGIMERYRLNRTMAKLNRTLRDLRREIKASELPPSLEETVPTDQG, encoded by the coding sequence ATGAAGGTTATATATACCATTATCGTCGTATTAGTTGTACTGTTTATCATCACGTTTTCATTGGAAAATACGGTGCCTGTCCAGTTAAAATATTACGATCTCATAAATGTTACCCTGTCGACTTACCTGTTGGTTTTTATTGTGTTTCTTGTTGGTGTCGTCTTTACGGGATTTATGGGGATCATGGAGAGATACAGGCTAAACAGGACAATGGCCAAATTGAATAGAACACTCAGAGACTTAAGGAGAGAGATTAAGGCAAGCGAATTGCCGCCCTCTCTCGAAGAGACCGTCCCTACGGATCAAGGGTAA
- a CDS encoding 2-hydroxyacyl-CoA dehydratase family protein → MERILSKIAETTSDPYGYVAGLKERKNKKIIGCFPMHIPEEIVHAAGLIPVVIWRGNEPVTWGHAHVPPYDCGITRSFVDDAVRGKLDFMDGLVFHIRQCLQAGEFPFIMERHFKPAYQKVLYLPAIYPGKATRDFALKELESFKTSLEDFTGKKISDDNLKKSIEIYNKNRSLMERVYEMRREKPEILKAKEVMQIVWSSMLMPKEDHNELLTELIKGMEEKAMEAKKEKIKVILVGCLCQTLQFDILDLIEDLGMIIPDDDLYIGSRYFANKVNLNGDPMEALVDRYLTKSPLCPTKGVWDIHWGDEVIKKMKDNNARGIISILVKYCPPHACYYPDFRSKMEKEGVHETMIQMEHEIMTLEGIKTRLQSFAEMIGGV, encoded by the coding sequence ATGGAAAGGATATTGAGTAAGATTGCAGAGACCACATCAGATCCCTATGGGTATGTCGCTGGGCTCAAGGAGCGTAAGAATAAGAAGATTATTGGTTGTTTCCCCATGCACATTCCGGAAGAGATAGTCCACGCCGCCGGTCTGATACCGGTAGTAATATGGAGAGGCAACGAACCGGTAACATGGGGACATGCTCATGTGCCACCGTATGACTGTGGTATTACAAGAAGCTTCGTTGATGATGCAGTGAGAGGAAAACTGGATTTTATGGATGGGCTGGTCTTCCATATAAGACAATGCCTGCAGGCGGGAGAGTTTCCCTTTATTATGGAGAGACATTTTAAGCCTGCCTACCAAAAGGTTTTATACCTTCCTGCCATCTATCCCGGCAAGGCCACAAGGGATTTTGCACTAAAAGAATTGGAATCTTTCAAGACATCATTAGAAGACTTCACCGGCAAAAAGATAAGCGATGATAATCTCAAGAAGAGTATTGAAATATATAATAAGAACCGCAGCCTTATGGAAAGGGTCTATGAAATGCGGCGGGAAAAACCGGAGATCTTGAAGGCAAAAGAGGTCATGCAGATAGTATGGTCGAGCATGTTGATGCCCAAAGAAGACCACAATGAATTGCTGACAGAGCTTATTAAAGGAATGGAAGAAAAGGCGATGGAAGCAAAAAAAGAAAAGATTAAGGTTATCCTCGTTGGCTGTCTCTGCCAGACCCTTCAATTTGACATCCTTGACCTGATAGAAGATCTGGGAATGATTATCCCTGACGATGACCTCTACATCGGTTCAAGATACTTTGCAAATAAAGTCAATCTGAATGGTGATCCCATGGAGGCCCTTGTGGATCGTTATCTTACCAAAAGCCCTCTCTGTCCAACCAAGGGAGTCTGGGATATCCATTGGGGAGATGAGGTCATAAAGAAGATGAAGGATAACAATGCCAGGGGTATCATCAGTATCCTCGTAAAATACTGTCCTCCTCACGCCTGTTATTATCCTGACTTTAGAAGCAAGATGGAGAAAGAGGGGGTACATGAAACAATGATACAGATGGAACACGAGATTATGACTCTGGAAGGGATAAAAACCAGGTTGCAGTCATTTGCAGAGATGATAGGGGGTGTATAA
- a CDS encoding 3-oxoacyl-ACP reductase family protein, which translates to MRLEGKVAIVTGAAGAGIGQGVSWALAREGANVVVSDAHPKRPFQIAEDIKSETGREALGIVCDVTKREDITNMVKETLDKFGRIDILVNNAGGNKLQQVVDMDEEVWDFVINVNLKSTFLCCKAVLPTMIKQKYGRIVNLSSSIFLVGSKDGEAHYTAAKAGIVGFTRALCREVGEHNITVNCIAPGLIMNEFLLKIYPKEYFDDFEKNVPLGRSGKPSDIAGAVLFFVTDEGSYMTGQTLSVSGGWTTY; encoded by the coding sequence ATGAGACTTGAAGGAAAGGTTGCTATTGTCACTGGCGCTGCAGGGGCAGGTATCGGTCAGGGTGTATCCTGGGCTTTGGCCAGGGAGGGGGCAAATGTTGTGGTTAGTGATGCCCATCCCAAGAGGCCATTTCAGATAGCAGAAGATATTAAGTCTGAAACGGGGCGAGAGGCCCTGGGTATTGTGTGTGATGTAACAAAGAGGGAAGACATAACCAATATGGTTAAGGAAACACTGGATAAGTTCGGAAGGATAGACATCCTGGTGAACAATGCCGGTGGAAACAAACTTCAGCAGGTAGTTGATATGGATGAGGAGGTGTGGGATTTTGTTATAAACGTTAATCTTAAGTCTACCTTTCTGTGCTGTAAAGCAGTCCTTCCCACAATGATTAAACAGAAGTATGGAAGAATTGTCAATCTTTCGTCTTCCATATTTTTAGTCGGTTCTAAGGATGGCGAGGCCCATTACACGGCGGCGAAGGCAGGTATTGTCGGATTTACGAGGGCTTTATGTAGAGAGGTAGGCGAACATAATATTACGGTAAACTGTATCGCCCCAGGACTGATCATGAACGAGTTTCTCCTCAAAATTTATCCCAAGGAATATTTCGATGATTTTGAAAAAAACGTTCCTCTCGGAAGAAGTGGAAAGCCTTCGGACATAGCCGGTGCTGTGTTATTTTTCGTTACCGATGAGGGGAGTTATATGACCGGCCAGACGCTTTCTGTAAGTGGCGGGTGGACCACATATTAA
- a CDS encoding acyl-CoA dehydrogenase family protein, with amino-acid sequence MPFQLTEEQEIFRNSLRGFLAEKVAPRAAEIDDKDEFPGDVYRTLSEIGVQAIFFPEEYGGSEGDLVTCCLATEEISRVSGTMAVLTGPPLSLASAAFRLAGTHEQKTRYLPRLASGEWLYAIAITEPDAGSDVSAIRTTAVLRGDHYILSGTKRFHSMGDQADVTTVYAKTDVSKGAKGISTFVVEKGTPGRIISKKEKMMGIKGIASCEVVFEDCRIPRENLLGREGDGFKDVMYTLDESRPIVAAMGVGLAQGALDYAISYAKQRVQFGKPICEFQGIQFMLSDMATQIEAARYLVYRAATVALNRNRESIMLASMAKYFASDVAMKVTTDAVQILGGYGYTQEYPVERMMRDAKCFQIFEGTNQIQRIVVARSLLV; translated from the coding sequence ATGCCTTTTCAACTTACAGAAGAACAGGAAATATTCAGAAATTCTCTGCGGGGCTTTTTAGCAGAGAAGGTAGCGCCGAGGGCGGCTGAAATTGACGATAAGGATGAGTTTCCAGGCGACGTATACAGGACCCTTAGTGAAATCGGTGTTCAGGCGATATTTTTCCCGGAAGAGTATGGTGGATCGGAAGGGGACCTCGTAACTTGCTGTCTGGCTACAGAAGAGATCAGCAGGGTTAGTGGAACCATGGCTGTTCTCACAGGCCCCCCCTTATCCCTTGCTTCTGCTGCATTCAGACTGGCTGGTACTCATGAACAGAAGACCAGATATCTACCCAGGCTGGCAAGTGGTGAATGGCTCTATGCCATAGCCATTACGGAGCCGGATGCAGGGTCTGATGTTTCCGCGATAAGAACCACCGCTGTACTCAGGGGTGATCATTACATCTTGAGTGGAACAAAACGGTTTCATTCAATGGGTGACCAAGCTGATGTGACCACGGTTTATGCCAAGACCGATGTAAGCAAAGGAGCAAAAGGGATTAGCACCTTTGTCGTTGAGAAAGGAACCCCTGGTCGGATTATCTCTAAGAAGGAGAAGATGATGGGTATAAAGGGCATTGCCTCCTGCGAGGTGGTCTTTGAGGACTGCCGTATCCCCAGGGAGAACCTCCTCGGCAGGGAAGGTGATGGATTTAAGGACGTAATGTATACTCTGGATGAGAGCCGCCCGATAGTGGCTGCCATGGGTGTGGGATTGGCTCAAGGTGCCCTCGATTATGCCATAAGCTACGCAAAACAAAGGGTCCAGTTTGGCAAGCCGATTTGTGAATTTCAGGGAATACAGTTTATGCTGTCAGATATGGCGACTCAGATTGAGGCAGCCAGGTATCTGGTTTACAGGGCTGCTACTGTTGCCTTAAATCGCAATAGAGAGAGTATCATGCTTGCCTCCATGGCTAAATATTTTGCCAGCGATGTGGCGATGAAGGTAACCACGGACGCAGTTCAGATCCTCGGTGGGTATGGATATACCCAGGAGTATCCTGTGGAAAGAATGATGAGAGATGCCAAGTGTTTTCAGATATTTGAAGGAACCAACCAGATCCAGAGGATTGTGGTAGCAAGGTCACTGCTGGTATAA
- a CDS encoding 2-oxoacid:acceptor oxidoreductase family protein — MIEVTLYGRGGQGAVVGSRVLAYAAVVEGKYGQQAQSPVGERRGAPVWGWVRIDDKKIRIRAPIVSPDYLIVLDPTIVYTENIEAGLKDNSTIILNSPKNLELKHKTICVDATSIALKHLGRPVVNTSLLGAFSALTGIVSLASIEKVLPDLLGRKLVGEEHTESNIAALRETYEEVKRKCQN; from the coding sequence ATGATTGAGGTAACGCTTTACGGTAGAGGTGGACAAGGTGCAGTTGTGGGGTCTCGGGTACTTGCCTATGCTGCAGTAGTGGAGGGGAAATATGGCCAGCAGGCTCAATCTCCCGTCGGGGAAAGAAGAGGCGCCCCGGTGTGGGGATGGGTAAGGATAGATGACAAAAAGATCAGGATCAGGGCGCCGATTGTTAGTCCTGATTATCTTATTGTCCTCGATCCTACAATAGTTTATACCGAGAATATTGAGGCCGGCCTTAAGGATAACAGCACAATAATCCTCAACTCACCAAAGAATCTGGAACTGAAGCATAAAACGATCTGTGTTGATGCTACCTCCATCGCCTTGAAACATCTGGGCAGACCCGTGGTAAACACCTCCCTGCTTGGAGCCTTCTCCGCTCTCACGGGCATCGTTTCCTTGGCGTCAATCGAGAAGGTCTTACCAGATCTATTGGGAAGAAAGCTGGTAGGAGAGGAACACACAGAAAGTAATATTGCAGCTCTCAGAGAGACTTATGAGGAGGTGAAGAGAAAATGCCAGAATTAA
- a CDS encoding 4Fe-4S dicluster domain-containing protein has protein sequence MPELRGGVIHNLGNTLFMKTGSWRTFKPVIDHDKCNRCIVCSDYCIEGVVYRKGKEEKIVIDYDYCKGCGVCAHECPLDAVEMVREEMP, from the coding sequence ATGCCAGAATTAAGAGGAGGTGTAATACATAACCTTGGTAATACCCTATTCATGAAGACCGGAAGCTGGAGGACTTTCAAGCCTGTGATTGATCACGATAAGTGTAACCGATGTATTGTCTGTAGCGATTACTGTATCGAAGGGGTAGTATATCGGAAGGGAAAAGAAGAAAAGATTGTCATAGATTACGATTATTGCAAGGGGTGTGGTGTTTGTGCCCATGAATGTCCTTTAGATGCAGTAGAAATGGTAAGGGAGGAGATGCCATGA
- a CDS encoding HIT domain-containing protein: protein MKTIFAPWRMAYIRGEKPEGCIFCKNSIRVDELVLFDGETSFVMMNLYPYTSGHLLIIPFRHVSQVEDLLPAEKQEMFDLVDISVRVLKEALKPEGFNIGMNLGTVAGAGVDDHFHIHIVPRWRGDSNFMSVLGEVRVIPEDVSRTWELLMPYFKKYHRED from the coding sequence ATGAAAACGATATTTGCGCCCTGGAGAATGGCATACATAAGAGGTGAAAAGCCGGAGGGTTGCATTTTTTGCAAGAATTCCATCAGGGTGGATGAACTTGTTCTTTTCGACGGAGAAACCTCTTTTGTGATGATGAATCTCTATCCCTATACCAGTGGACACTTGTTGATTATTCCCTTCCGGCACGTAAGCCAGGTAGAAGACCTTTTGCCAGCGGAGAAACAGGAGATGTTTGACCTTGTGGATATTTCCGTGAGGGTCTTAAAGGAGGCCTTGAAACCGGAGGGTTTTAACATAGGCATGAATCTGGGAACAGTGGCAGGCGCCGGGGTAGATGATCATTTTCATATACACATTGTTCCAAGGTGGCGTGGTGATAGCAACTTTATGAGTGTTCTGGGTGAAGTACGCGTGATCCCTGAGGATGTTTCCCGGACATGGGAACTCCTTATGCCATATTTTAAAAAATATCATCGGGAGGATTGA